The Deltaproteobacteria bacterium genome contains the following window.
TTCTCGAACTTGATGAAGATCTGCGCGCCGGCGATCTCGGAGAGCGTCTTCGATTCGAGGCACGGCGTGCGCACGACGGCGCCCGCGATGCGGGCCGCGGCGGCGCGCACATCCGCGGCTGTTACGGGATCCGTCACGGCAACTGGTTCAGCTCGGACAGCTTCACCACGCGCGTCTCGACCGGCGGAAAGTCCCTCGCCTCGACCCAGCGGAACAGCATGCCGCCGCTCGTGTGGCCGCAGGTCGTGAGCCAGTTCTTCCAGCGCGGGCCCGGATCGCGGTGCGCCACGACGATGCGCACGCTGCCGTCGGGCTCGTAGTGCGCGATGACCTTGTTGGTGTGGATGCGCGCGTAGCGGTAGTCGAGCGACTCCATCCAGAAGTTGCTGAGCTGGAAGTTCCAGAACGCGCACTCGGGAATGCGCGTCGGGCGGATCCACAGCGCCTCGTCCTCCGCGAGCTGCCAGCGGCTCTGCAGGTAGTGGATCTGCGCGTCGCCGCCGACGGCCTGACACGTCTTCTGGTCGTCGCTCGGCAGCTGGTTCACGTGCGTCGCGTAGCGGCCCGTCATCCAGTCGACGAACAGGTTCGACGTGCCGCGCACGAAACCGACCGTGCGCTGCAGCGTCTCTTCGAGCGTCGCCGGATCGAGCTGCGGCACGCCGCTGCCGCCCACGCGCTCGATCTTGAACGTCGCCGGCACTTCCTTCGCGCGGTCGCCGTACGTGATGCGAATCATCAGCTGATTCGTCTCTCGCGTCATCGCGAGCCAGTTGCCCGGTCGCGGCTCGCACGAGACGGCGATCTCGAACGAGCCGTCGGGGTTGATCTTCATGTCGCGGCCGTCGAGCTGGCCGTGGGGCGTCATCGTGCCGTCCTTCTCGTAGCCGCCGCCCTTCGTGCAGAGCGAGACGTACGGCACCGTGCCGCGCTGGCCGGTGAGCTTGTACTCGTACTGCCCCGAGATCTTGCAGTTCCAGTAGATGTTGTCGGGGTTGTCGTTGCCGATCTTCACCGTCTCGTTCGAGAGCTGGTGAAAGTGCGGAAAGCGCGGGTCGCCGTGCTCGAGGTTCGCGTCGAGGCCGGCCCGTAACAACCGCGTCAGGTACCGGATGCCCTCGGCGCGATCGAGCGCGGTGGCGGGCGTGCCCTCGCGCAGGATCGTCTGGCCCGCCGCTTCGAGCGCGCGGCAGAAATCGCTCCACGCGCGGCCGTCGATCACGCGCTGGGTCTTCTCGTCCTGCGACATCGCATCACCTCGCGAGTTCTTTGCAGGGTACGATGGCCCGACTGGAGGTGCGATGCGCTGGCAGGATCGCGTGGGGAGCAAGCTGGTTTCGGTGCAGAGCGCGGTGGCGAAGGTCGCGTCTGGGCAGACCGTGGGCGTGGGCACGTACACGTGCACGCCACACACGCTGTGCCGCGCGCTCGCCGAACGCGGGCGGCGCGGCGAGCTGGAGAACGTGCGCATCGACCACGCGGCGTCGCTCTTCTGCTGGACCTCGCCTGACTTGCGGCGCGCCTTCGCACTGCACGACAACTTCGCGACCCCGTTCAACCGCCCCGCGATCCACGAGGGCGCGGTCGACTATCTCCCGATCAGCGTGTGGCAGGGCGGCGTGACGCCGCCGCACTACGACGCGAACCCGGACTTCTACCTCGTGCCCGTGTCGCCTCCCGACGCGCACGGCTTCTGCAGCTTCGGCCCCGGCGTGTGGTTCTCGAACTTGCTGGTGAAGGGCGCGAAGACGGTGATCGCGGAGGTCCACCCCGAGTTCATCAGGACCGGCGGCGACAACTTCGTGCACGTCGACGAAATCGACTTCTTCGTCGAGGCGGAGGAGGCGGCGAGCTCCGTGCTGCCGCCCGGCGCCCCGCCGAGCGAAGAGGAGCTCGCGCAAGTAGACACGATCTGCAATCTCGTCGCGGCCGATCTCATCAACGACGGCGACACGATCCAGATCGGCATCGGCACCGTGTCGGCGTCGCTCGCGAAGTTCCTCGGCTTCCGCAACGACCTCGGCATTCAGACGGAGCTGATCACGGGCGGCACCGCGGAGCTCGTGAAGCGCGGCGTCGTCACGGGCAAGTACAAGTCGATGTATCCCGGCAAGGTCGTGGGCAGCGCGCTGGTCGCGCTGGGGCGTGAGGAGCTCGACGCGATCGACGGCAACCCCGTGTTCGAGCTGTACGACTTCGGCACCACGGACGACCTGCGCCGGCTGATCCAACAGAAGAACTTCGTGGCGGTGAACAACGCGATGGTCGTGGACCTAACAGGTCAGGTGAGCGCCGAGGCGTGGGACCACAAGCCCTTCACCGGCGTTGGCGGCCAGACCGTGTTCATGATCGCCGGCGCGTACTCCGAGGGCGGGCGCTCGGTGAGCGTGGTGCCCTCGAGCTCGCGCCCCGCCGGAGGCGCGCGCGTCTCGCGCATCGTGCCGGCGCTCCCCGCCGGCACGCCCGTGACGGTGCCGCGCACGTTCGTCGACTACGTGGTGAGCGAGTACGGCGTCGCGCAGCTTCGCGGCAAGAGCGTGCGCGAGCGCGTGGGCGCAATGATCGAGATCGCGCATCCGGACTTCCGCGAACACCTGCGGGCCCAAGCGCGCGCGCTGTATCGGGTGTGACTCTTCGCCGCGGCTCCGCGAGTCGAAACTTTTTCGTGCTGCCCGCTTGACGCCCCCGCCGCCGGCGCACAGCAATCGTTTCGTCCGCGCTGAGGGATTGCGGACGCAACGAAGGAGACACCGATGAGCTTCCCCACTCTGTTCCGCCTGCACCGCCGGGAGCCTGCGCTGCGCGTCGCGGCGCATCCGGCGGTTCCGCTCGTCGACGAGATGAATCGCTTGTTCGACGACTTTTTCCGCGACTTCCCCGCCAACGCTGCCGAAGCGCGCTTCGTGCCGAGCCTCGAGCTCGAGGAGAGCGCGGACGTGGTGAAGATCTCCGCGGAGTTGCCCGGTCTCGAGGACAATGACTTCCAGCTGACGCTCGAAGACGGCGTGTTCGCTCTGAAGGGCGAGAAGCGCAGCGAGCGCGAAGAGAAGGACGAGCAGCGCGGCTGGACCCGCAGCGAGCGCAGCTACGGCAGCTTCGAGCGGCGCATCGCGCTGCCGTGCGAGGTCGTGGCTGAGAAGGCGAGCGCCGAGTTCAAGAACGGCGTGCTGAAGGTCACGCTGCCGAAGCAGGCCGAGGCCAAGCCGAAGGCGCACACGATCCAGGTGAAGGGTGCCTGACGCGCGGCGATGCCCCACAAGCGCGGCCCGCGTCTCGCGAGAGGCGCGGGCCGCTGCCTTCAGACGGTCGGGTTGACTCCGGGGAGCCTGCGGCGTTCACTCGCTGCATGCAGAGCTTCGTGCAGCCCACTCGCGAGGGCGCACCGCCCCTCGGCAAGGCCGCTTCGATCGCGCTCTATCTCGGCGTGCTCGCTGCTTCCGCGACGCTCGGTGCCGCAGCGCTGCGGGCGGGCACGAACCCCGGGGTCGTCGCGGGCGTGGGCTTCTTCTCACTGTGCGCACTCTTTCTCGCGCTCGAACGCTGGCGCCCGTGGCAGCGCGCGTGGAATCGCGGCTGGAGCGATCTGCGCGTCGACGCGCCGCTGATCCTGTGCGCCGCGCCGGCGGGCTTGCTCGTGAACCTCGCGGGCGACTTCGCGGGCGCGCACAGCCTCGGCATCTGGCCCGCGCACTGGCCGCTGCTCGCGCAGGCCGCCCTCGCACTCTTGCTGGGCGACTTCGTGCGGTACTGGTTCCACCGCGCCGAGCACTCCTGGCTCCCGCTCTGGCGCATCCACGCCACGCACCACAGCGCGGAGCGCCTCTACTGCATCAACGGCCCGCGCCTGCATCCGCTCGAAGTCGCGCTCTCGGGCGCGCTGCAGACCGCTCCGCTCGCGCTGCTGGGTGCGCCCGCCGGCGCGCTCGCGCTGCAAGTGATGCTCACCCTAGCGATCGGGCGCTTCCAGCACTGCAACCTCGCGCTCACGCTCGGCCCGCTCGACTGGCTGTTCAGCGCGCCCGACCCGCACCGTTGGCACCACGCGCGCGATCCGGAGACCGCGCGGTGCAACTACGGCGGCGACGTGTTGTTATGGGATCACCTGTTCGGGACGTTCCGGCTTCCGCGCGACCGTGCGCCCGGCAGCGACATCGGGATCCCGCACGGCGGCGAGTTCCCGCGCACGTTCCTCGGCGTGCTGGCTTCGCCGTTTACGTGGCCGCGCTTCACGCTGCGTGAGTAGGCTGGCCCCGGCGACCGGAGGCGCGATGCAGACGAACTATCCGTTCACGCCCGGCGGCGTAGCCGACTACCCGGTGAAGGTCGGCTCGATGCTGCTCACGCTCGTCGACCCCGAGCGCGGCTACGAGCGCGCGTACAACCGCTGGTACGAGCGCGATCACTTCTACGCGGGCTGCCTGATCGGGCCTTACCTGTTCGCTGGCGCGCGCTGGGTGGCGACGCGCGCGCTGAAGGATCTGCGCTGGCCGCGCGAGAGCGCGATCGCGCAGCCGTTCGACGCGGGCTCGTACATGGCGACTTATTGGGTGCTCGAGGGCCATCACGAGGAGCACTTCGACGCGTGGGCGCGGCCGCAGGTGCGCGAGCTCTACGCCGAAGGCCGCGGCTTCGCGAAGCGCACGCACGTGCACACGGCGCTGTTCGATCACCTGGGCGCGACGTATCGCGACGCGGACCCGGTGCCGATCGAGCTCGCGCTCGATCGCGGCTACGACGGGCTCGTCGCGGTGTGGCTCGACGGAATCGAGCGATCCGCCGCGCAGCTCGCGCGCGAGCTCGGGAAGGAGCTCGTGCCGCAGCTGCTCGCGGAGTCGAACGTGGAGATCGCATCAGCGTGGATGCCGAGCGCGGGCGAGAACGAGCCCAAGAACGTGCCGATGCATCTCGGCTCCCGCGCCGGCGGCCCCGAGCGCCTGTGCCAGCTGTTCTTCGTGACGGGCGACGTGCGCGCGCCGCTCGCGCGCTTCCGCAGCTACACGCAGGCGATCGAGAGCGCGGGCCTCGCGAAGACGCAGCTCGTCGCGCCGCTCGTGAAGACGGTCCCGGGGACGGAGAGGTACGTGGGGGAGCTGTGGTGAGGACGCAGGAGATCTCAGCCAACGGCCTTCGCTTCACCGTCGACCTCGCGGGCGATGCGGGCGCGCCGCTCGTGCTCCTGTTGCACGGCTTTCCGCAGACGCGGCACACCTGGCGCCACGACCTGCCGGCGCTCGCGGCGGCGGGCTGGCGCGCGGCGGCGCCGGATCAGCGCGGCTACTCGCCCGGCGCGCGGCCCAGTGGAGTCGAGCACTACGGCGTCGACGCGCTGCTCGCCGATGCGCTCGGGATCGCGGACGCGCTGGGCGCGCCGCGCTTCCATCTCGTCGGCCACGACTGGGGCGGGCAGCTCGCGTGGCTGCTCGCCGTGCGCCACCCCGCGCGCGTGCGCTCGCTCGCGGTGCTCTCGCGCCCGCATCCCGCCGCGTTCGCGCGCGCGATGGCGAGCGACTCCGCGCAGAGCGAGCGCTCGAAGCATCACCGCGCGTTCCAGGATCCGAAGACCGCCGACTTGTTACTGGAAGCCGGTGCGCGCCGGCTGCGCGGCATGCTGCGCGCGCAAGGCGTGCCGGACGCGGACATCGACGCGTACGTCACGCCGCTCGCGAGTCGCGCTGCGCTCGACGCGGCGCTGAACTGGTACCGCGCCGCGTTCGCGGGAAGCTCGGCGCTCGCGCTGAAGGATCTGCCGCCCGCGCGCGTGCCGACGCTGTTCGTATGGGGCGACGCCGACGCGACGGTGGGCCGCATCGCCGCCGAAGCCACGCGCGAGCACGTCGACGCGCCGTCCCGCTTCGTGGTGGTGCCGGGCGCGGGGCACTTTCTCACGGACCAGCAGCCCGAGCCGGTGACGAAGGCGCTGCTCGCGCATCTCGCGGAGCACGCGGGGGCGTAGCGGCACAGGCTGCTGGGTCTGACCCCGCGCTCCGCGAGCTTGGTCCCTCAGAACAGCATCTGCGGATTGCTCGCCGTGCGCACCAGCTCGAGCCGCGCGTTGCACATGCGCCGCCACGCGTCGCCCTCGGGCGCGAGCGCGTAGAAGCGGTCCTCCTTCATCGCGTTGACGGCGCGCTCCGCGATCGCGTCGGGCGAGATGCCCGTTGCGATCGCGGTCTTGATCGCGTTCTCGACCGCGTCGCGCTCCGGCGACGCCGGCTCGTCGCCGCGCTTCAGGTGGAGTGGGCGATTGCGCTCGGCGTGGCCGATGCGCGTCGCCACGAGCTCGGGGCACACCGCGGTCACGCCCACCGGCGCGCCGCGATTCTTCAGCTCGAGGTAGAGGCTCTCCGAGAGCGCGAGCGCGGCGTGCTTGCTCATGAAGTACGCGCTGCTGGTCGGCCCATACGTGAAGCCGGCCATCGACACGGTGTTGATCACGTGCGCGGGCTCGCCCTGCCTCAAGAAGATCGGAACGAACGCGCGAATGCCGTGCAGCACGCCGTAGACGTTGACGCCCATCACCCACTCGTAGTCGCTGAGCGGCGCCTCCCAGGTGAGGCCGCCCGCGAAGACGCCCGCGTTGTTGCAGATCACGTGCGCCTTGCCGAACGCCTCGAGCGTCTTCTCCGCGAGCGCCGTCACCGAGTCCTGCGAGCTCACGTCGCAGCGCACGGCGCGCGCGTCGACGCCTGCGCTTGTGAGCTCGCGCAGCGCGCCGCGCAGCGCTTCTTGCTCGACGTCCGCGATGACGACGCGCATGCCCTCCGCGCCGAGCCGCTGCGCGAGCGCGCGCCCGATGCCGCTCGCCGCTCCCGTAACGACCGCCACCTTGCCGCGCAGGTCCTTCATCGCGTCTCCCTCCCTGTGCTCCGATAGACGACGTACGCGTCGTATTCGAGCACGCGATTCTTCCAGAACAGCGCGCCGCGAAACACGCGCGGCACGTAGCCGGGAAAGAGGCGCTCCGGCTCGACCAGCAGTGGCTGCTCGTCGACACCTTTGACGCCCACGATCACGACATCCGGGCGCGCGCGCAGAACCGCCTCGTACTCGTTGAGCCAGGGCGCCGAGGCCGACGAGTCGAGGAAGGCGCCGCCCGTGCGCGCGCGATAGTTGTCGAAGCGATTGCTCTCGAAGTAAGGCTGCACGGCGAACGCGCCGAAGCCGAGCGCGAAGATCGTGTCGGGCTCGGTCGTCGTCTCTGCGAGATGGCGCGCGACGGCAGGCGCGCCGGAGTACGACTCACTCCAGTCGTAGCGCGCGCTGCGGAGCGCCCAGGAGGCGTGCACGAGCAGCACTGCCGCGAGCGCGGCCAGCGCAGCTCCCGCAGTCCACGCGCGTTCATGCTCATCGCGTTCGCGCGCGAACGCGACCCACAGAGCGAACACCCACAACAGGAAGAGCATGCCCTCGTGCCACTCGGAGTACGCTTTGGTGGCCGCGAACGCGATCAGCAACGCGGCGGGCAGAACGAAGGTCGCGAGCACGCGCCGCGCCGCGAGGATCGGGAGCGACGCGGCGATCACCGCCAGCGAGAGCGGCGCGATCTCAGTGAGGGACGAGCTCGAGAAACGCCACGCGACGGCGAAACCGCGGTCTGGATGAAGCGCGAAGCCTGGGACGACCATCGTGTGGTCGTTCGGCGGCCACAGCACGAGTGCGACGAAGGCGCCGACCGCGAGCAGTGCGCTCATCGCGAGTGCGTGCTGCTGCAGAGCGTGCGCGCCGAGCTCGCGTCGGTGAGAGAGCAGCTCGTACACGTGCAGCGCGCCGAGACCCGCCGCGATCAGCCAGCAGTGCACGCTCGCGAGCGCCAGCGCCGCGAGCAGCGCAGCAAGTGCGAAGGGACGCTCGAAGCGGCGCGGCCAAATCGCGGCGAGGGCAAACAAGACGAGTGGCGCGAGCGCGTACGGGCGCGCGACGACGGCGTACTGGTAGAGCGGGAAGTACGTGAAGGGGAACAGCGCTCGTACCCACGC
Protein-coding sequences here:
- a CDS encoding SDR family NAD(P)-dependent oxidoreductase encodes the protein MKDLRGKVAVVTGAASGIGRALAQRLGAEGMRVVIADVEQEALRGALRELTSAGVDARAVRCDVSSQDSVTALAEKTLEAFGKAHVICNNAGVFAGGLTWEAPLSDYEWVMGVNVYGVLHGIRAFVPIFLRQGEPAHVINTVSMAGFTYGPTSSAYFMSKHAALALSESLYLELKNRGAPVGVTAVCPELVATRIGHAERNRPLHLKRGDEPASPERDAVENAIKTAIATGISPDAIAERAVNAMKEDRFYALAPEGDAWRRMCNARLELVRTASNPQMLF
- a CDS encoding acetyl-CoA hydrolase/transferase family protein, yielding MRWQDRVGSKLVSVQSAVAKVASGQTVGVGTYTCTPHTLCRALAERGRRGELENVRIDHAASLFCWTSPDLRRAFALHDNFATPFNRPAIHEGAVDYLPISVWQGGVTPPHYDANPDFYLVPVSPPDAHGFCSFGPGVWFSNLLVKGAKTVIAEVHPEFIRTGGDNFVHVDEIDFFVEAEEAASSVLPPGAPPSEEELAQVDTICNLVAADLINDGDTIQIGIGTVSASLAKFLGFRNDLGIQTELITGGTAELVKRGVVTGKYKSMYPGKVVGSALVALGREELDAIDGNPVFELYDFGTTDDLRRLIQQKNFVAVNNAMVVDLTGQVSAEAWDHKPFTGVGGQTVFMIAGAYSEGGRSVSVVPSSSRPAGGARVSRIVPALPAGTPVTVPRTFVDYVVSEYGVAQLRGKSVRERVGAMIEIAHPDFREHLRAQARALYRV
- a CDS encoding sterol desaturase family protein, with translation MQSFVQPTREGAPPLGKAASIALYLGVLAASATLGAAALRAGTNPGVVAGVGFFSLCALFLALERWRPWQRAWNRGWSDLRVDAPLILCAAPAGLLVNLAGDFAGAHSLGIWPAHWPLLAQAALALLLGDFVRYWFHRAEHSWLPLWRIHATHHSAERLYCINGPRLHPLEVALSGALQTAPLALLGAPAGALALQVMLTLAIGRFQHCNLALTLGPLDWLFSAPDPHRWHHARDPETARCNYGGDVLLWDHLFGTFRLPRDRAPGSDIGIPHGGEFPRTFLGVLASPFTWPRFTLRE
- a CDS encoding DUF1214 domain-containing protein, coding for MSQDEKTQRVIDGRAWSDFCRALEAAGQTILREGTPATALDRAEGIRYLTRLLRAGLDANLEHGDPRFPHFHQLSNETVKIGNDNPDNIYWNCKISGQYEYKLTGQRGTVPYVSLCTKGGGYEKDGTMTPHGQLDGRDMKINPDGSFEIAVSCEPRPGNWLAMTRETNQLMIRITYGDRAKEVPATFKIERVGGSGVPQLDPATLEETLQRTVGFVRGTSNLFVDWMTGRYATHVNQLPSDDQKTCQAVGGDAQIHYLQSRWQLAEDEALWIRPTRIPECAFWNFQLSNFWMESLDYRYARIHTNKVIAHYEPDGSVRIVVAHRDPGPRWKNWLTTCGHTSGGMLFRWVEARDFPPVETRVVKLSELNQLP
- a CDS encoding alpha/beta hydrolase, which produces MRTQEISANGLRFTVDLAGDAGAPLVLLLHGFPQTRHTWRHDLPALAAAGWRAAAPDQRGYSPGARPSGVEHYGVDALLADALGIADALGAPRFHLVGHDWGGQLAWLLAVRHPARVRSLAVLSRPHPAAFARAMASDSAQSERSKHHRAFQDPKTADLLLEAGARRLRGMLRAQGVPDADIDAYVTPLASRAALDAALNWYRAAFAGSSALALKDLPPARVPTLFVWGDADATVGRIAAEATREHVDAPSRFVVVPGAGHFLTDQQPEPVTKALLAHLAEHAGA
- a CDS encoding Hsp20/alpha crystallin family protein, translating into MSFPTLFRLHRREPALRVAAHPAVPLVDEMNRLFDDFFRDFPANAAEARFVPSLELEESADVVKISAELPGLEDNDFQLTLEDGVFALKGEKRSEREEKDEQRGWTRSERSYGSFERRIALPCEVVAEKASAEFKNGVLKVTLPKQAEAKPKAHTIQVKGA